In Arthrobacter citreus, a single genomic region encodes these proteins:
- a CDS encoding DUF4004 family protein, with protein sequence MSEELISKKDLLQLTGISYGQLYRWKRKNIIPEEWFMKKSSFTGQETFFPKKQILDRIEKIKELKDDQSLDDIARVFSINEEIVSDRGHATLSLEQVPQQVLQIYQTLFPNNKLEHLGTVQLSSLLCVNDWLSKGTLTIDEATQFLNLVETHKKEIKLDEAIVIYIRKFGMGNWIIGNRHETFVDQKDSIIINVALSSYLNKSVK encoded by the coding sequence ATGAGTGAAGAATTAATTTCAAAAAAAGATTTACTACAACTTACAGGCATATCGTACGGACAGCTTTATAGATGGAAAAGAAAAAACATCATTCCTGAAGAGTGGTTTATGAAAAAATCAAGCTTTACTGGACAGGAAACGTTTTTTCCGAAGAAGCAAATTTTGGATCGGATTGAAAAAATAAAAGAGTTGAAGGATGATCAATCATTAGATGATATTGCGAGAGTGTTTTCAATCAATGAAGAAATCGTTTCTGATCGCGGGCATGCTACTTTATCTTTGGAGCAAGTCCCTCAGCAAGTCCTACAAATATATCAAACACTTTTTCCAAATAATAAGTTAGAGCATTTAGGTACGGTTCAACTAAGTTCGTTACTTTGCGTGAACGACTGGCTTTCCAAAGGAACTTTAACGATTGATGAAGCAACACAATTTTTAAATTTAGTAGAAACACATAAAAAAGAAATTAAGTTAGATGAAGCGATTGTAATTTATATTCGAAAATTTGGCATGGGCAATTGGATAATTGGTAATCGACATGAAACATTTGTTGATCAAAAGGACTCGATCATAATCAATGTTGCTCTTTCAAGCTATTTAAATAAATCGGTTAAATAA
- a CDS encoding HAMP domain-containing histidine kinase, whose translation MKSMYTRLVLIFISVILLSLVITFFIASKYFIKHVETEVQRDLKDVGENFIAVYSTHDDQYEVNSTLNILSKNYYITMYNESGKIILKNTTPKKKNIKKKQVIKTLNNNNVQLRNNSNLVGLPFEKDGHKYALFIQPNIDRGFFKMRRVLFFSLLTTLIIGSLTFLFVAKLLVKPVKELIRATKELAKGNYDVQVTIKRKDEIGLLASNFNLMTNKLNKLEEMRSEFVSNVSHEIQSPLTSIKGFAKVLRNKELIEEKQDHYLSIIEAESERLSIMSERLLKLASLDSEQHPFQPMTYKLDEQIRKIILALEPHWESKKLQLVLNLPETEILADRLLLEQVWINLLQNAIKFSNIAGYIKVDIMTLERDIQVTISDNGLGISKEDVERIFERFYQADRSRNKKGTGLGLSIVQKIVEMHHGKIEVESAAGIGTSFMIKLPKSI comes from the coding sequence ATGAAAAGTATGTATACAAGACTCGTCTTGATTTTCATATCAGTCATTTTACTGAGTTTAGTTATAACTTTTTTTATTGCATCAAAATACTTTATTAAACATGTTGAAACAGAAGTGCAAAGAGATTTAAAAGACGTTGGAGAAAACTTTATTGCCGTATACTCAACGCATGATGATCAATACGAAGTTAATTCTACTTTGAACATTCTTAGTAAAAATTACTATATAACGATGTATAATGAGTCCGGTAAAATTATTTTGAAAAATACAACACCTAAAAAGAAAAATATAAAAAAGAAACAAGTAATTAAAACACTGAACAACAATAATGTCCAATTAAGAAATAATTCTAATCTTGTAGGTCTGCCTTTTGAAAAAGATGGGCATAAATACGCTTTATTTATTCAACCGAATATTGATCGAGGGTTCTTTAAAATGAGGAGAGTACTTTTTTTTAGTTTACTCACGACTTTAATAATCGGATCACTCACTTTTTTATTCGTTGCAAAATTATTAGTAAAACCTGTAAAAGAGCTAATTCGTGCTACAAAGGAATTAGCAAAGGGAAATTATGATGTTCAAGTAACTATTAAACGTAAAGATGAAATTGGTTTGCTTGCTTCAAACTTTAATTTAATGACGAATAAATTAAATAAGCTAGAAGAGATGAGAAGTGAATTTGTTTCAAATGTATCTCATGAAATTCAATCTCCTTTAACATCTATTAAAGGATTTGCAAAGGTACTAAGAAACAAAGAGTTAATTGAAGAAAAACAAGATCATTATTTATCTATCATAGAGGCAGAAAGTGAACGACTTTCAATTATGAGTGAACGACTTTTAAAATTAGCTTCTTTAGATTCTGAACAGCACCCATTCCAGCCTATGACATATAAATTAGACGAACAAATTCGAAAAATTATATTGGCACTAGAGCCTCATTGGGAAAGTAAAAAGCTTCAATTAGTGTTGAATTTGCCGGAGACAGAAATATTAGCTGATCGCTTACTGCTTGAACAAGTATGGATTAATTTACTACAAAACGCGATTAAGTTTTCGAATATAGCTGGTTACATTAAGGTTGATATAATGACTTTGGAACGAGATATTCAAGTTACCATTAGCGATAATGGATTAGGCATTAGTAAGGAAGATGTAGAGCGGATATTTGAACGCTTTTATCAGGCAGATCGTTCTAGAAATAAAAAAGGAACTGGGCTTGGTCTTTCGATTGTCCAAAAAATAGTAGAAATGCATCATGGCAAAATTGAAGTTGAAAGTGCTGCTGGTATAGGGACTAGCTTTATGATCAAGTTACCTAAATCCATTTAA
- a CDS encoding MGMT family protein, with amino-acid sequence MESFTSRAIEIIKNIPAGKVMTYGQVAKLAGSPRGARQIVRILHSMTQKYQLPWHRVLNSKGKIGIQDEVGALKQKELLQNEGVKFIDEKTIDLNVYQVALVLEKEDVDLI; translated from the coding sequence ATGGAATCTTTTACAAGTAGAGCAATCGAGATTATTAAAAATATCCCAGCAGGTAAAGTAATGACTTATGGTCAAGTTGCCAAATTAGCCGGAAGTCCAAGAGGCGCTAGACAAATTGTGAGAATCTTACATTCAATGACGCAAAAATATCAATTGCCATGGCATAGGGTATTGAATTCGAAAGGGAAAATTGGAATTCAAGATGAAGTTGGAGCACTAAAGCAAAAGGAGCTCTTACAAAACGAAGGGGTTAAATTTATAGATGAGAAAACAATTGATTTAAATGTTTATCAAGTGGCTCTTGTTCTTGAAAAGGAAGATGTCGACTTAATTTAG
- a CDS encoding response regulator transcription factor, with amino-acid sequence MNLYNRNIINCKCKKVAFLNHVKVLVVDDDANIRELISIFLNAEGYSVIEAENGEEALMLLEKNSIQIAVVDVMMPEIDGYELTKEIKKYYDIPILMVTAKGESQDKLKGFDLGVDDYVVKPFDPLEIVARVKALLRRFQLISDKNILLGNLAINQIKYEIAVHEQSITLPLKEFELLFKLASQSGRIFTRNDLIEQIWGLDYEGDERTVDVHIKRVRERLRELKATVEIVTIRGLGYKLEENNT; translated from the coding sequence ATGAATTTATATAATAGGAATATAATTAATTGTAAATGTAAGAAGGTGGCTTTTTTGAATCATGTAAAAGTTTTAGTTGTTGATGATGACGCAAATATTCGAGAGTTGATCTCTATTTTTTTAAATGCTGAAGGTTACTCAGTAATTGAGGCTGAAAACGGAGAAGAAGCATTAATGCTTTTAGAAAAAAACAGTATTCAAATCGCAGTAGTTGATGTGATGATGCCTGAAATAGATGGATATGAACTTACAAAAGAAATTAAAAAGTATTATGATATTCCGATTTTAATGGTTACTGCTAAAGGTGAATCACAGGATAAACTTAAAGGCTTTGATCTTGGGGTAGATGATTATGTAGTGAAGCCGTTTGATCCGTTAGAAATTGTTGCTCGTGTTAAAGCTCTTTTAAGAAGGTTTCAATTAATTTCTGATAAAAATATCCTTTTAGGAAATTTAGCGATTAATCAAATAAAATATGAAATTGCTGTTCATGAGCAATCGATTACACTCCCTTTAAAGGAATTCGAGTTACTGTTTAAGCTTGCTAGTCAATCTGGAAGAATTTTTACGAGAAACGACTTAATTGAACAAATTTGGGGCCTTGATTATGAGGGGGATGAGCGTACAGTTGATGTACATATTAAAAGAGTAAGAGAACGTCTTAGAGAGTTAAAGGCTACTGTTGAAATCGTTACAATCAGAGGATTAGGTTACAAGTTAGAGGAAAATAATACATGA
- a CDS encoding efflux RND transporter permease subunit, with amino-acid sequence MFAGLTKLSLKNTISVIILSVLVLVGGIYSAQKIQIETFPDVSFPAVAVQVVYPGASSEDIESEVTKPIESGLMKLENYDQLTSTSSENMASIFLIYPFGTDMDKIEKDVDNVINKTKLPDKAEATVQRIAMDSAPIYQVAIANNGQAKNLQQSIENDLLPQIKKITGVSDVSLQGTKEEEIQIVVDNKKAEEKGISLDTIKTAIQGLDYAVPLGSVENNGKTVSVRMKGTLNSIDQIKKTVLSSSASQSAQMGATAGSAQLGKGAGQAQNLVPKNVTVADIADVKVVSVQDQISRYNGKESYILSVSQTQDSNTADVATAVKKEIKSFKKDNSVETHVIMDNGKEIEKSVSSLIKEGLLGALFTVVVILLFLRNIRATLISILSLPISIFATISVLNSLGYTLNIMTLGGLVVAIGRIVDDSIVVIENIYRWKQQKANQFKKKELALFATKEVIGAIASSTFATVVVFLPLAFVSGIIGEFFRPFAISVVVSILTSLIVAIILIPTLGAKFLSKPLKEHSNDTRFMRRYEKILRSALKRKWIVLLLSIVLLAGSLSMIPLLGFSFLPGSVNKTLQVTATLPSNSTVAQSNLVAKEIEKYFADSDLIDSVQATVGGKRDFMMNMDGGKNKAVFQVNLKNGKNMDKELSKITKEVPSIVDAKVKGTTIVAKELSQNGPPTGNNIDVNLYSANFTELKDAASKIEKELNNDDRLKNVTNNLKDVQPKLEITLNDKARDENISMFQVMGAINEKINDVEIGDYDLNGETNKLTVGYKDKASTKEDLENIKIMTATGPKEIKDYVTISQKDAPVSINHDDGKMYASVSAEVKGKDTAAITKDVTKQLKKIDLPNSVDMKIGGGLDMITDGFSSLGIAMVVAVGLVFLIMSMTFGGLRTPFVILSSLIFVPVGAFLALYIGKQTLSMSAMIGLLMLIGIVVTNAVVLLDRVEHNRKKGLEVTDALIEASKTRLRPILMTALATILALVPMALSNSTSGLISKGLAVTVIGGLTTSTFLTLIIIPVIYKLVSKKKKIEE; translated from the coding sequence ATGTTTGCAGGCTTAACGAAATTAAGTTTAAAGAATACGATCTCAGTGATTATATTAAGTGTTCTTGTTTTAGTTGGCGGAATTTATTCAGCCCAAAAAATACAAATTGAAACATTTCCAGATGTTTCATTCCCAGCAGTTGCAGTTCAGGTAGTATATCCTGGGGCATCATCTGAGGATATAGAGTCAGAGGTCACAAAGCCAATCGAATCTGGTTTAATGAAGCTTGAGAACTATGATCAGTTAACTAGTACTTCAAGTGAAAATATGGCTTCAATCTTTTTAATTTATCCTTTTGGAACGGATATGGATAAAATTGAAAAAGACGTAGATAACGTAATCAACAAAACGAAATTACCTGACAAAGCTGAAGCAACAGTTCAACGAATTGCGATGGACTCTGCTCCAATTTATCAAGTAGCGATTGCAAATAATGGTCAAGCTAAAAATTTACAGCAATCAATAGAAAATGATTTACTTCCTCAAATTAAAAAAATAACTGGTGTTAGTGATGTAAGTCTTCAAGGAACAAAAGAAGAAGAAATTCAAATCGTTGTAGATAACAAAAAGGCAGAAGAAAAAGGAATCTCTTTAGATACAATTAAAACAGCAATTCAAGGCCTTGATTACGCAGTACCACTAGGTTCTGTTGAAAATAATGGTAAAACTGTATCTGTTCGAATGAAAGGTACGTTAAACTCAATCGATCAAATCAAAAAAACAGTTTTATCTAGTTCTGCTAGCCAAAGTGCACAAATGGGAGCTACGGCCGGTAGTGCACAATTGGGTAAAGGTGCAGGACAAGCTCAAAACTTAGTGCCAAAAAATGTAACAGTTGCTGATATTGCAGATGTAAAAGTGGTTTCAGTTCAAGATCAAATTTCAAGATATAACGGAAAAGAAAGTTATATTTTATCAGTTTCTCAAACACAAGATTCAAATACAGCAGACGTTGCAACAGCTGTTAAGAAAGAAATTAAATCATTTAAGAAGGATAATAGTGTAGAAACACATGTAATTATGGATAACGGTAAAGAAATTGAAAAATCCGTTAGTTCTTTAATTAAAGAAGGTCTACTTGGAGCTTTATTTACAGTCGTTGTTATTCTGTTATTCTTAAGAAATATTAGAGCGACTTTAATTTCAATTTTATCTTTACCAATCTCAATCTTTGCAACGATCTCAGTATTAAACTCATTGGGCTATACTTTGAATATCATGACTTTAGGTGGTCTAGTTGTTGCAATTGGACGTATCGTTGATGATAGTATCGTTGTAATTGAAAATATATACAGATGGAAGCAACAAAAAGCTAATCAATTTAAGAAAAAAGAATTGGCTCTATTTGCAACAAAAGAAGTTATCGGAGCAATTGCCTCTTCTACATTTGCAACAGTAGTAGTATTTTTACCGTTAGCATTTGTAAGTGGAATTATTGGAGAATTCTTTAGACCGTTTGCGATTTCAGTAGTAGTTTCAATTTTAACTTCTTTAATCGTTGCGATTATTCTAATTCCAACTTTAGGAGCAAAATTCTTATCTAAACCATTAAAAGAGCATAGTAATGATACACGTTTTATGAGAAGATACGAAAAAATACTTCGTTCTGCATTAAAACGTAAATGGATTGTTCTTTTATTATCAATCGTTTTATTAGCAGGTTCATTATCGATGATTCCTTTATTAGGATTCTCATTCTTACCTGGAAGTGTAAATAAAACACTTCAAGTTACAGCTACTCTTCCATCAAATAGTACAGTTGCACAATCTAATTTAGTTGCAAAAGAAATCGAAAAATACTTTGCTGATTCTGACTTAATTGATAGTGTACAAGCTACTGTCGGTGGTAAACGTGATTTTATGATGAATATGGATGGCGGTAAAAATAAAGCGGTCTTCCAAGTTAATCTAAAAAATGGAAAGAATATGGATAAAGAACTTTCAAAAATCACAAAAGAAGTTCCTTCAATTGTCGATGCGAAAGTTAAAGGTACAACAATTGTAGCAAAAGAGCTTTCTCAAAATGGTCCTCCAACAGGAAACAATATTGATGTAAATCTATACTCTGCTAACTTTACTGAGTTAAAAGATGCAGCATCAAAAATTGAGAAAGAATTAAATAATGATGATCGTTTAAAAAATGTTACGAATAATTTAAAAGATGTACAACCAAAATTAGAAATAACATTAAACGATAAAGCACGTGATGAAAATATTTCAATGTTCCAAGTAATGGGAGCAATTAACGAAAAAATTAACGACGTTGAAATCGGCGATTATGATTTAAACGGTGAAACAAATAAACTAACTGTTGGTTATAAAGATAAAGCAAGTACAAAAGAAGACCTTGAAAACATCAAAATTATGACTGCTACAGGTCCAAAAGAAATAAAAGACTATGTAACAATTTCTCAAAAGGATGCACCGGTTTCAATCAACCATGATGATGGAAAAATGTATGCATCAGTAAGTGCTGAAGTAAAAGGTAAAGACACTGCAGCAATTACAAAAGACGTAACAAAACAATTAAAGAAAATTGATTTACCTAATAGTGTCGATATGAAAATTGGCGGCGGGTTAGATATGATTACAGATGGATTCAGCAGCCTTGGTATTGCAATGGTAGTTGCTGTTGGATTAGTATTCCTAATCATGAGCATGACATTTGGTGGCTTAAGAACACCGTTTGTCATTTTATCGTCATTAATCTTCGTTCCAGTAGGAGCTTTCTTAGCACTTTATATCGGAAAGCAAACACTATCAATGAGTGCAATGATCGGATTATTAATGTTGATTGGTATCGTTGTAACAAACGCAGTTGTATTATTAGACCGTGTTGAACACAACCGTAAAAAAGGATTAGAAGTAACTGACGCATTAATCGAAGCTTCAAAAACAAGATTACGCCCAATCCTAATGACAGCATTAGCAACAATCCTTGCATTAGTTCCAATGGCACTTTCAAATTCAACATCTGGTTTAATTTCGAAAGGCCTAGCAGTAACTGTAATCGGTGGTTTAACAACTTCAACATTCTTAACATTAATCATCATTCCAGTTATCTACAAATTAGTAAGTAAAAAGAAAAAAATAGAAGAATAA
- a CDS encoding polymer-forming cytoskeletal protein: MSVQSRQDAVINGSGTIGTGKYDDVRISGSGRILGDIFCHEVKVSGSAKFNGKVETEYFNCSGSAKCLSDVDAKKISVSGSASIDGKVSGGDVNVSGSFKTKGDLNVKSINVSGSMKTTGIVKAEVITVKGSLSTEKGSECEVFTAKGHLSMNGLLNAENVKITHGGFGYLPHNGFSYIPEIGGETIEISRFDDNNIFSRLFSKLFNNRLNFKADVIEGSAVKIDYTTASVVRGDAVTIGPKCVIELVEYTEDVQIHPSAKVNDVKKLEQ; encoded by the coding sequence GTGAGCGTGCAATCAAGGCAAGATGCGGTTATAAATGGTTCAGGAACAATCGGTACTGGTAAATATGATGACGTTAGGATTAGTGGAAGCGGACGAATACTTGGAGATATTTTTTGTCATGAAGTGAAAGTAAGTGGTTCAGCTAAATTCAATGGAAAAGTTGAAACTGAATATTTTAATTGTAGCGGAAGCGCTAAATGTTTAAGTGACGTTGATGCGAAAAAAATCAGTGTCAGTGGCTCGGCTTCGATTGATGGTAAAGTTTCAGGTGGAGATGTCAATGTTAGTGGAAGCTTTAAAACAAAAGGTGACTTAAACGTTAAAAGTATTAATGTTTCAGGTTCAATGAAAACGACAGGTATAGTAAAGGCAGAAGTAATTACTGTAAAAGGATCGCTTTCAACGGAAAAAGGATCTGAATGTGAAGTATTTACAGCTAAAGGTCACTTATCAATGAATGGTTTATTAAATGCTGAAAACGTAAAAATTACACATGGTGGATTTGGCTATTTACCTCACAATGGATTTAGCTATATTCCTGAAATTGGTGGAGAAACAATTGAAATTAGTCGATTCGATGATAACAATATATTTTCACGACTTTTTTCTAAACTTTTTAATAATCGGTTGAATTTTAAAGCAGACGTGATTGAGGGTAGTGCTGTAAAGATTGATTATACGACAGCGAGTGTCGTAAGAGGCGATGCTGTAACGATTGGACCAAAATGTGTAATTGAACTTGTTGAATATACAGAAGATGTGCAAATACATCCTTCTGCAAAAGTAAACGATGTAAAAAAATTAGAACAATAA
- a CDS encoding alpha-glucosidase, whose product MTNQSWWKEAVAYQIYPRSFMDSNGDGIGDLRGVISKLDYLKELGIDVIWICPFYKSPNDDNGYDISDYQDIMDEFGTMADFDELLEGVHQRGMKLILDLVVNHTSDEHPWFLESKKSKDNPYRDYYIWREGNKSDQEPNNWESIFGGSAWEFDENTDEYFLHLFSKKQPDLNWENKEVRQKIYDMINWWLDKGIDGFRVDAISHIKKRPGFPDMPNTKKEKYVASFDMHMNQEGIHKYLDELKRETFDKYDIMTVGEANGVTTKDAHLWVGEKEGKFNMIFQFESLDLWKKTDDSETSIADLKEVLTKWQTGLEGFGWNALFIENHDIPRAVSTLGNDDEAYWKNSAKAIGLMYFFMQGTPFIYQGQEIGMTNVHYTSINDYNDVSAKNMYNSMIENGSTEQAVLDILWKTGRDNSRTPMQWNSEENAGFTTGKPWLKTNENFKEINVETQLKDADSILSFYKKMITLRKQNKTLVHAPYEYLDVKNEPIYAYTRNGENETFLVISNLSSEKQRFVLPKELTNKTTELCLSNINQANQKLVEKMEFKPFEARVYRLV is encoded by the coding sequence ATGACGAATCAAAGTTGGTGGAAGGAAGCGGTTGCCTACCAAATTTATCCACGTAGTTTCATGGATTCAAACGGTGATGGAATCGGTGACTTAAGAGGGGTAATTTCAAAATTAGATTATTTAAAAGAATTAGGAATAGATGTTATATGGATTTGTCCATTTTATAAATCACCAAATGATGATAATGGTTATGATATCTCAGACTATCAGGACATTATGGATGAATTCGGAACAATGGCTGATTTTGATGAGCTTTTAGAAGGCGTTCATCAAAGAGGAATGAAGCTCATTTTAGATTTAGTCGTCAATCACACAAGTGATGAGCATCCTTGGTTCTTGGAATCTAAAAAGTCTAAGGATAATCCTTACAGAGACTACTATATCTGGAGAGAAGGAAATAAATCAGATCAAGAGCCTAATAACTGGGAAAGTATTTTTGGTGGATCTGCATGGGAGTTCGATGAAAATACAGATGAATACTTCCTACATTTATTTTCAAAAAAGCAACCTGATTTAAATTGGGAAAACAAAGAAGTAAGACAAAAAATATATGACATGATTAACTGGTGGTTAGATAAAGGAATAGACGGTTTCCGTGTGGATGCAATAAGTCATATTAAGAAAAGACCAGGTTTTCCCGATATGCCAAATACTAAGAAAGAAAAATATGTCGCAAGCTTCGATATGCATATGAACCAAGAAGGAATTCACAAATATTTAGACGAATTAAAGCGTGAAACCTTTGATAAATATGACATTATGACAGTTGGTGAAGCAAACGGTGTAACGACGAAAGATGCTCACCTATGGGTTGGAGAAAAAGAAGGTAAGTTCAATATGATTTTCCAATTCGAAAGCTTAGACCTTTGGAAGAAAACTGACGATTCTGAAACGTCAATTGCTGACTTAAAAGAAGTTCTTACTAAATGGCAAACTGGGCTAGAAGGTTTCGGATGGAATGCGTTATTTATAGAAAACCATGATATACCAAGAGCAGTAAGCACATTAGGAAATGATGACGAGGCTTATTGGAAAAATTCCGCTAAAGCAATTGGATTAATGTATTTCTTTATGCAAGGAACACCATTCATTTACCAAGGGCAAGAAATTGGAATGACAAATGTACATTACACATCAATCAACGACTATAATGATGTAAGTGCAAAAAATATGTACAATTCAATGATTGAAAATGGTTCAACAGAACAAGCTGTTTTAGACATCCTATGGAAAACGGGCCGTGATAACTCCCGTACACCTATGCAATGGAATAGCGAAGAAAACGCCGGATTTACAACTGGTAAACCTTGGCTTAAAACGAATGAGAACTTTAAAGAGATTAATGTTGAAACTCAACTAAAAGATGCTGACTCAATTTTATCATTCTATAAAAAGATGATTACATTACGTAAGCAAAATAAGACATTAGTTCATGCGCCATACGAATACCTAGATGTAAAAAACGAACCTATTTATGCTTACACTCGTAATGGAGAAAATGAAACATTCTTAGTAATCTCTAACTTATCATCAGAAAAACAAAGATTTGTATTACCAAAAGAACTTACGAACAAGACTACCGAATTATGTTTATCGAATATCAATCAAGCAAATCAGAAATTAGTTGAAAAAATGGAATTTAAACCTTTTGAAGCAAGAGTTTATCGATTAGTATAA